Proteins encoded together in one Deltaproteobacteria bacterium window:
- a CDS encoding NAD(P)-dependent oxidoreductase → MRANSERLGVIGAGNIGGAIAMNLLADGHRVAVHDPDARRCGPLVAAGAAVAASPAEVAERSEITFTSLPTPVVMETVARGWLETAPRGAVLVDLTTNAPATVRRVGDRFAAAERHLLEAPLTGGAVGARARQLVFMVGGERTVYERCLPLLQTLGRATFYLGPLGAGNTAKLVNSLLAFAATWASLEGLAVAAKAGLDLRTMVEVVRTGGAGNFFTDRMVEGINERGRPTQFALELAAKDAGLLLDLAREAAVPTPLGAAVADALAAAVSAGLGERDFTDLVELIERQAGVTLWLPPRASS, encoded by the coding sequence TTGCGGGCGAACAGCGAACGCCTCGGCGTGATCGGCGCCGGCAACATCGGCGGCGCCATCGCCATGAACCTCCTCGCCGACGGCCACCGCGTGGCGGTGCACGACCCCGACGCCCGGCGCTGCGGCCCGCTGGTCGCCGCCGGCGCCGCCGTCGCCGCGAGCCCGGCCGAGGTCGCGGAGCGGAGCGAGATCACCTTCACGTCGCTGCCCACGCCGGTCGTGATGGAGACGGTGGCGCGGGGGTGGCTCGAGACGGCGCCGCGGGGCGCCGTGCTCGTCGACCTCACGACCAACGCACCCGCGACGGTGCGCCGGGTGGGCGATCGCTTCGCGGCCGCGGAGCGCCACCTGCTCGAGGCGCCGCTCACCGGAGGCGCCGTCGGCGCGCGGGCCCGCCAGCTCGTCTTCATGGTCGGCGGCGAACGGACGGTCTACGAGCGCTGTCTCCCGCTCCTCCAGACGCTCGGTCGGGCGACGTTCTACCTGGGCCCGCTCGGCGCCGGAAACACGGCGAAGCTGGTCAACAGCCTGCTCGCCTTCGCCGCCACCTGGGCGTCGCTCGAGGGGCTCGCCGTTGCCGCCAAGGCGGGCCTCGATCTGCGCACGATGGTCGAGGTGGTGCGCACAGGCGGTGCCGGCAACTTCTTCACCGACCGGATGGTCGAGGGCATCAACGAGCGCGGCCGGCCGACGCAGTTCGCGCTCGAGCTCGCGGCCAAGGATGCGGGGCTGTTGCTCGACCTGGCACGCGAGGCGGCCGTGCCGACGCCGCTGGGGGCCGCGGTGGCCGACGCCCTCGCCGCCGCCGTGAGCGCCGGGCTCGGCGAGCGCGACTTCACGGACCTGGTCGAGCTGATCGAACGGCAGGCGGGCGTGACGCTCTGGCTGCCGCCGCGGGCGTCTTCATAG
- a CDS encoding amidohydrolase produces the protein MYQDYRVIDADGHVLEPVDLWERYIDPEFRHQAPRGVGVLSVEVLGHVLPDVPGGLPLEAPDYTTGPAARYGFAARRNFDAESQLEALDIEGIDVAVLYPSRGLYAASVDGLPPRLAGAICRAYNRWLADFCAHAPERLVGAAFVSLHDPGVAVAEAVYAVEQLGMRAVFIRPNPVNGRTIDHSDFEPLYAELERLGVPLATHEGAGVHLAQFGRGRYDKLMKLHLVCHAVENMGACMDLIVGGVLERHPRLRCVFLESGAGWAAWWLERMDEHWEGYFGPRDAPYLRMKPSEYFKRQCFVSTEVDECGTKYVVDAFGDDLLVLGSDYPHGDGKFPHAIREFVGVGTLSERTKRKVLWENPARLYGLERAAAVSGQAAG, from the coding sequence ATGTACCAGGACTACCGCGTGATCGACGCCGACGGCCATGTCCTCGAGCCCGTCGATTTGTGGGAGCGCTACATCGATCCCGAGTTCCGCCACCAGGCGCCGCGCGGCGTCGGCGTCCTCAGCGTGGAGGTGCTCGGCCACGTGCTGCCCGACGTACCGGGCGGTCTGCCCCTCGAGGCGCCCGACTACACGACGGGGCCGGCGGCGCGCTACGGCTTCGCGGCGCGGCGCAACTTCGACGCCGAGAGCCAGCTCGAGGCGCTCGACATCGAGGGCATCGACGTCGCCGTCCTCTACCCGTCGCGCGGCCTCTATGCCGCCTCGGTGGATGGGCTTCCGCCGCGCCTCGCCGGCGCGATCTGCCGGGCGTACAACCGCTGGCTCGCCGACTTCTGCGCCCACGCGCCGGAGCGGCTCGTCGGCGCGGCGTTCGTGTCGCTGCACGACCCGGGCGTCGCCGTCGCCGAGGCGGTGTACGCCGTCGAGCAGCTCGGGATGCGCGCGGTCTTCATCCGCCCGAATCCCGTGAACGGCCGCACCATCGACCACTCCGACTTCGAGCCGCTCTACGCCGAGCTCGAGCGGCTGGGTGTGCCGCTCGCGACGCACGAGGGCGCCGGCGTGCACCTCGCCCAGTTCGGCCGCGGCCGCTACGACAAGCTGATGAAGCTCCACCTGGTCTGCCACGCGGTCGAGAACATGGGCGCGTGCATGGACCTGATCGTCGGCGGCGTGCTCGAGCGGCACCCGCGGCTCCGCTGCGTCTTTCTCGAGTCGGGCGCGGGCTGGGCCGCGTGGTGGCTCGAGCGCATGGACGAGCACTGGGAGGGCTACTTCGGCCCGCGCGACGCGCCCTACCTCCGCATGAAGCCGAGCGAGTACTTCAAGCGCCAGTGCTTCGTCTCGACCGAGGTCGACGAGTGCGGGACGAAATACGTGGTCGACGCGTTCGGGGACGATCTCCTCGTGCTCGGCAGCGACTACCCGCACGGTGACGGCAAGTTCCCGCACGCGATCCGGGAGTTCGTCGGGGTGGGGACGCTCTCGGAGCGGACGAAGCGGAAGGTTCTGTGGGAGAATCCCGCCCGCCTCTACGGCCTCGAGCGGGCGGCGGCCGTCTCCGGCCAGGCCGCCGGCTGA
- a CDS encoding alpha/beta hydrolase has translation MPFISVTGRTLEYEWRGESAPGKPTLVFLHEGLGSIEQWRDFPLRVASATGCAALVYSRYGYGQSDVLQEPRPPSFMHDEALRSLPELLSSLNIPAPVLLGHSDGASIALIHAGAGHAVRGLVLEAPHVFVEEHGLEGIREARRAFETTDLRQRLGKYHRDAARTFRGWNDVWLSPAFRHWNIEKLLSGVRCPVLAIQGEDDEYGTTAQLDAIARQVSGPCERLTLPACGHAPHRDQPAATLAAVARFVNGLVGG, from the coding sequence ATGCCCTTCATCTCGGTCACCGGTCGAACGCTGGAGTACGAGTGGAGAGGCGAGTCCGCCCCCGGCAAGCCCACCCTCGTGTTTCTCCACGAAGGCCTGGGCTCGATCGAGCAGTGGCGCGATTTTCCGCTGCGCGTCGCGAGCGCCACCGGCTGCGCCGCCCTGGTGTACTCGCGCTACGGCTACGGGCAGTCCGACGTCCTGCAGGAGCCGCGCCCACCCTCGTTCATGCACGACGAGGCGCTGCGCTCGCTTCCGGAGCTGCTCTCCTCGCTGAATATCCCGGCGCCGGTGCTGCTGGGCCACAGTGACGGCGCCTCCATCGCCCTCATCCATGCGGGCGCCGGGCATGCGGTGCGCGGCTTGGTGCTGGAGGCGCCGCATGTCTTCGTCGAGGAACACGGCCTCGAGGGCATCCGCGAAGCGAGACGGGCGTTCGAGACCACCGACCTTCGCCAGCGCCTCGGCAAGTACCATCGCGACGCGGCGCGGACGTTCCGCGGCTGGAACGACGTGTGGCTTTCTCCCGCCTTTCGCCACTGGAACATCGAGAAGCTCCTTTCGGGCGTGCGCTGCCCGGTGCTCGCGATCCAGGGGGAGGACGACGAGTACGGCACCACGGCGCAGCTCGACGCGATCGCGCGGCAGGTGAGCGGGCCGTGCGAGCGCTTGACGCTGCCGGCGTGCGGGCACGCGCCGCACCGTGACCAGCCGGCGGCGACGCTGGCGGCCGTGGCGCGCTTCGTGAACGGCCTGGTCGGCGGCTAG
- a CDS encoding 3-hydroxyacyl-CoA dehydrogenase has product MRTAGTVALVTGGASGLGLATVRTLVEAGGQVVILDRPGSAGEDVWRELGERTLFASADVTSEGEVATAVARAVERFGALHVAVNCAGVGAAMKTVGKDGPMPLAVFAKVIEVNLIGTFNVTRLAAAQMAKNAPNDEGERGVVINTASAAAFDGQIGQAAYSASKGGVVGMTLPIARDLASLGIRVVTIAPGTFDTPMLAMLPESQRQALAAQIPFPSRLGRPSEFAALVRHVIENAMLNGETIRLDGALRMPPR; this is encoded by the coding sequence ATGCGGACAGCGGGAACCGTCGCCCTCGTCACCGGTGGAGCCTCGGGCCTCGGGCTCGCGACCGTACGGACCCTGGTCGAGGCCGGCGGCCAGGTGGTGATCCTCGACCGGCCGGGGTCGGCGGGCGAGGACGTGTGGCGCGAGCTCGGCGAACGCACGCTGTTCGCGTCGGCCGACGTCACGAGCGAAGGGGAGGTGGCCACCGCTGTGGCGCGCGCGGTCGAGCGCTTCGGGGCGCTCCACGTGGCGGTCAACTGCGCGGGGGTCGGAGCCGCGATGAAGACGGTCGGCAAGGACGGGCCGATGCCGCTCGCCGTCTTTGCCAAGGTGATCGAGGTGAACTTGATCGGCACCTTCAACGTGACCCGTCTGGCGGCAGCGCAGATGGCGAAGAACGCGCCCAACGACGAGGGTGAGCGCGGCGTCGTGATCAACACCGCGTCGGCCGCCGCCTTCGACGGGCAGATCGGTCAGGCGGCCTATTCCGCATCCAAAGGCGGCGTCGTCGGCATGACGCTGCCCATCGCGCGCGACCTCGCCTCGCTCGGCATCCGGGTCGTGACCATCGCGCCCGGTACCTTCGACACGCCGATGCTCGCGATGCTCCCCGAGTCGCAGCGCCAGGCGCTCGCCGCGCAGATCCCCTTTCCCTCGCGTCTCGGCCGGCCGAGCGAGTTCGCGGCGCTCGTGCGCCACGTCATCGAGAACGCGATGCTGAACGGCGAGACGATCCGCCTCGACGGCGCGCTGCGCATGCCGCCGCGCTAG
- a CDS encoding DUF2889 domain-containing protein, which produces MGPPIAAPERQCQRACMVRPTRRESSEVRLDVHGHPLHSRALSVTLVQRGDGRLDVDGSVLDLRKRGFVPVGGDLQASGVIHDMRLRAVVDPETLRLETVAAEQPTVAFEPSPATGGECCRDPIERVEALAGTILDAGFNRRLTDAIGGPRGCSHILTLGRLLGSTAVWALARDREMHGADPGRRPGERMFRRDLVVDAYEKPDGTLAFAVQQGDLHLAPASPLAPPLDRLAAYEEVCILAEVDFPTRTVTRLRIAERCRDAAATAEPAWCEHPELAACLTGLSLGPGSSPELLHRLDRSRPRTPVRDALLMLAPTLVQCLAALADRLVAAGANRSLAGLGGLPDSCYMWRRDGALARARGG; this is translated from the coding sequence ATGGGACCTCCCATAGCGGCCCCGGAGCGCCAGTGCCAGCGCGCTTGCATGGTCCGCCCGACTCGGCGAGAGAGTAGCGAGGTGCGTCTCGACGTCCACGGCCATCCGCTCCACAGCCGCGCGCTCAGCGTCACGCTCGTCCAGCGCGGCGACGGCCGGCTCGACGTCGACGGCTCCGTCCTCGATCTCCGCAAGCGCGGCTTCGTGCCCGTCGGGGGCGACCTCCAGGCGAGCGGGGTCATCCATGACATGCGGCTCCGCGCCGTCGTCGATCCGGAGACCCTGCGGCTCGAGACGGTGGCGGCCGAGCAGCCGACCGTGGCCTTCGAGCCGTCGCCGGCGACGGGCGGCGAGTGCTGCCGGGACCCGATCGAGCGCGTGGAGGCGCTCGCGGGAACGATCCTCGACGCCGGCTTCAACCGCCGGCTGACCGACGCGATCGGGGGACCTCGCGGCTGCTCGCACATCCTGACGCTCGGACGGCTGCTCGGGTCCACGGCGGTCTGGGCACTCGCGCGCGACCGCGAGATGCACGGCGCCGACCCTGGCCGGCGGCCCGGCGAGCGCATGTTCCGTCGCGACCTGGTCGTGGATGCGTACGAGAAGCCCGATGGGACGCTCGCCTTCGCCGTGCAGCAGGGCGACCTTCACCTCGCGCCGGCCTCGCCGCTGGCGCCGCCGCTCGACCGCCTGGCCGCGTACGAGGAGGTGTGCATCCTCGCAGAGGTCGATTTCCCGACGCGGACGGTCACCCGGCTCAGGATCGCCGAGCGCTGCCGGGACGCGGCCGCGACGGCCGAGCCTGCCTGGTGCGAGCACCCGGAGCTGGCCGCGTGCCTCACCGGCCTGTCGCTCGGTCCGGGAAGCTCGCCGGAGCTGCTGCACCGGCTCGACAGGTCTCGGCCCCGCACGCCCGTGCGGGACGCGTTGCTGATGCTCGCGCCGACGCTGGTGCAGTGCCTGGCGGCGCTGGCCGACCGGCTCGTGGCGGCCGGCGCGAACCGGTCGCTCGCGGGGCTCGGCGGCCTCCCGGACTCCTGCTACATGTGGCGGCGGGACGGCGCGCTCGCGCGCGCCCGCGGCGGCTGA
- the clpS gene encoding ATP-dependent Clp protease adapter ClpS codes for MPRETPERESGVVTQSRPKPKTKPPPLYKVLFHNDDYTTMEFVVWVLQAVFHHDETTATEIMLHVHRRGIGVAGVYSREIAETRVAEVEQLARAHEFPLRCSVEEA; via the coding sequence ATGCCGCGGGAGACGCCGGAGCGCGAGTCTGGGGTCGTCACCCAGAGCCGGCCGAAGCCGAAGACCAAGCCGCCGCCCCTCTACAAGGTGCTGTTCCACAACGACGACTACACCACCATGGAGTTCGTCGTGTGGGTGCTGCAGGCCGTCTTTCACCACGACGAGACGACGGCCACCGAGATCATGCTGCACGTCCACCGCCGCGGCATCGGCGTGGCGGGTGTGTACTCGCGCGAGATCGCCGAGACGCGCGTCGCCGAGGTGGAGCAGCTCGCGCGCGCCCACGAGTTCCCGCTGCGCTGCAGCGTCGAGGAGGCCTAG
- the clpA gene encoding ATP-dependent Clp protease ATP-binding subunit ClpA, translating into MRLSRALEATLALALREARRRRHEYLSIEHVFYALLHDAGVAEVLSACGVDVPRLEREMAAYLDQQVEQLPPGLDQPPQQTLGFQRILQRAAAHVQSSGKDEVDGRNVLVAIFREPDSHAAHVLAERGVTRLDVITYLSHGIAKVPDAPAPGSGDEDEGDEDDEGGGARPARDPLSAFTVNLVERAAAGRIDPLIGRARELERTIHVLCRRRKNNPIFVGDPGVGKTAIVEGFALRVHEARVPEALRDVQVYALDMGALLAGTKFRGEFEARLKAVIGALKARPGAILFIDEIHTVVGAGATHGGSLDASNILKPALASGELRCMGATTYQDYKSHFERDRALARRFQKIEVGEPSVEETHAILRGLRAHYEGHHRVTYTDGALRAAADLAAKHVHDRFLPDKAIDVIDEAGAAARSQTAGRQKKTVRTRDIEHIIATMAKIPPRQVTTSDRDRLQTLDRDIKLLVFGQDAAVDTVASAIRLVRAGLGHPDKPVGSFLFCGPTGVGKTEVAKQLAAALGIEFLRFDMSEYMEKHTVSRLIGAPPGYVGFDQGGLLTDAIRRTPHAVLLLDEIEKAHPDLFNILLQVMDHATLTDNTGRKADFRHVILIMTTNAGAQEMAAAAIGFGTPSNREKGKKALERLFSPEFRNRLDAVVQFAPLTPEAVERVVDKFVTELDAQLAARRVTIQLTPAARRWLAERGYDADFGARPMARLIQAEIKRVLADEMLFGQLRDGGRVEVDAGEAGLTFRYAPLKAPAPVGPG; encoded by the coding sequence GTGCGCCTCAGCCGCGCCCTGGAAGCCACGCTGGCGCTGGCCCTCCGCGAGGCCCGCCGGCGCCGGCACGAGTACCTGTCGATCGAGCACGTCTTTTACGCCCTCCTGCACGATGCCGGCGTGGCGGAGGTCCTGAGCGCCTGCGGGGTGGATGTCCCGCGCCTGGAGCGCGAGATGGCCGCCTACCTCGACCAGCAGGTGGAGCAGCTGCCGCCCGGCCTCGACCAGCCCCCGCAGCAGACGCTCGGCTTCCAGCGCATCCTGCAGCGCGCCGCCGCCCACGTGCAATCCTCGGGCAAGGACGAGGTCGACGGCCGCAACGTCCTCGTCGCGATCTTCCGCGAGCCCGATTCGCACGCCGCGCACGTGCTCGCCGAGCGCGGCGTCACCCGGCTCGACGTGATCACGTATCTCTCGCACGGCATCGCCAAGGTCCCCGACGCTCCGGCCCCCGGCAGCGGCGACGAGGACGAGGGCGACGAGGACGACGAGGGGGGCGGCGCCCGGCCGGCGCGCGACCCGCTCTCCGCGTTCACCGTGAACCTGGTCGAGCGCGCGGCGGCGGGCCGCATCGACCCGCTGATCGGCCGCGCGCGCGAGCTCGAGCGCACCATCCACGTGCTCTGCCGCCGGCGCAAGAACAACCCGATCTTCGTCGGCGATCCGGGCGTCGGGAAGACGGCCATCGTCGAGGGCTTCGCGCTCCGGGTTCACGAGGCGCGCGTGCCGGAGGCGCTGCGCGACGTCCAGGTCTACGCGCTCGACATGGGGGCACTGCTCGCGGGCACGAAGTTCCGCGGCGAGTTCGAGGCGCGGCTGAAGGCGGTCATCGGGGCGCTCAAGGCGCGCCCCGGTGCGATCCTCTTCATCGACGAGATCCACACCGTCGTCGGGGCGGGCGCGACGCACGGCGGCTCGCTCGACGCGTCGAACATCCTGAAGCCGGCGCTCGCCTCGGGCGAGCTCCGCTGCATGGGCGCAACGACCTACCAGGACTACAAGAGCCACTTCGAGCGCGACCGTGCCCTCGCCCGCCGGTTCCAGAAGATCGAGGTCGGCGAGCCGTCGGTCGAGGAGACGCACGCCATCCTGCGCGGGCTCCGCGCGCACTACGAGGGGCACCACCGGGTGACGTACACCGACGGCGCGCTGCGCGCCGCGGCCGACCTCGCCGCCAAGCACGTCCACGACCGCTTCCTCCCCGACAAGGCGATCGACGTGATCGACGAGGCGGGGGCGGCGGCCCGCAGCCAGACCGCGGGGCGCCAGAAGAAGACGGTCCGCACGCGCGACATCGAGCACATCATCGCCACCATGGCGAAGATCCCGCCGCGCCAGGTCACGACGTCCGACCGGGACCGCCTCCAGACGCTCGACCGCGACATCAAGCTGCTCGTCTTCGGTCAGGACGCGGCAGTCGACACGGTCGCGTCGGCGATCCGCCTGGTGCGCGCCGGCCTCGGCCATCCCGACAAGCCGGTCGGCTCCTTCCTCTTCTGCGGGCCGACGGGGGTGGGCAAGACCGAGGTCGCGAAGCAGCTCGCCGCGGCGCTCGGCATCGAGTTCCTGCGCTTCGACATGAGCGAGTACATGGAGAAGCACACGGTCTCGCGGCTGATCGGCGCGCCGCCGGGCTACGTCGGCTTCGACCAGGGCGGCCTCCTGACCGACGCCATCCGGCGCACGCCGCACGCCGTGCTCCTGCTCGACGAGATCGAGAAGGCCCACCCCGACCTGTTCAACATCCTCCTCCAGGTGATGGACCACGCCACACTCACCGACAACACGGGCCGCAAGGCCGACTTCCGTCACGTGATCCTGATCATGACGACGAACGCCGGCGCCCAGGAGATGGCCGCCGCGGCGATCGGCTTCGGCACGCCGTCGAACCGCGAGAAGGGCAAGAAGGCCCTCGAGCGCCTCTTCAGCCCCGAGTTCCGCAACCGCCTCGACGCGGTCGTGCAGTTCGCGCCGCTCACGCCGGAGGCCGTCGAGCGCGTGGTCGACAAGTTCGTGACCGAGCTCGACGCCCAGCTCGCCGCCCGTCGCGTCACCATCCAGCTGACGCCGGCGGCGCGCCGCTGGCTCGCCGAGCGCGGCTACGACGCCGACTTCGGGGCCCGGCCGATGGCGCGTCTCATCCAGGCCGAGATCAAGCGGGTGCTGGCCGACGAGATGCTCTTCGGGCAGCTCCGCGACGGCGGGCGGGTCGAGGTCGACGCGGGCGAGGCGGGGCTCACGTTCCGCTACGCGCCGCTCAAGGCGCCGGCACCGGTCGGGCCGGGCTGA